One Polypterus senegalus isolate Bchr_013 chromosome 10, ASM1683550v1, whole genome shotgun sequence DNA segment encodes these proteins:
- the LOC120536874 gene encoding zinc finger protein 3-like, giving the protein MRDDGASVAVFREQFTSLKAALDAALCEFADSVDSRFLDFQLEKEKEIESLKQELESSRSEVRSLLCRTRVAHRIASQSHTDRSAKDATRDRGTEEGLGVRHYQTDPPRTQQSGQTELVDESKWRHNSSLILPEWERIVSECVTDRPAWDNKEAQEPSGKEMGHTKDKSLDQTFAVAVHDPQEVAASHCVDTDDSKVDFAYLVQDRKGLNKDIIKKEFSETDSNVDVVSDVPSLDPPVQNDPETYPVIHQVLMEGNAKVDYRQGGELPNDDITDERFTSRAINIQNKMFYCSVCGKSFNKKANMQRHQRIHTGEKPYTCSECGKTFTWIEALRAHHRIHTGERPYSCSQCGKAFSRIDNLKTHQRIHTGKKPYSCTECAKSFRHISTLKRHERIHASQKTYSCTVCGKVFVHFIDFMKHQRNHGGENPLTESTRSFRVASHLKMPQAIHNGEKPYCCAQCGRTFRYMSNWMHHERCHAGGKQ; this is encoded by the exons ATGCGGGACGACGGGGCATCCGTTGCGGTCTTTagagagcagttcacttctctcAAAGCGGCGTTGGATGCTGCACTGTGCGAGTTCGCCGATTCGGTTGACAGTCGCTTCTTGGATTTCcaactggagaaagaaaaggaaatcgaGAGCTTAAAGCAGGAGCTGGAAAGCTCCCGCAGTGAAGTGCGATCGCTGCTGTGCCGAACGAGAGTCGCCCACAGGATAGCCAGCCAGTCCCATACAGACCGAAGTGCGAAGGACGCGACTAGAGATCGCGGAACCGAAGAAGGACTTGGGGTCCGTCATTACCAGACGGATCCTCCGAGGACACAGCAGTCGGGGCAGACTGAATTAGTTGATGAGTCCAAATGGAGGCACAATTCATCGCTCATACTACCCGAGTGGGAGCGGATAGTCAGCGAGTGTGTGACAGACAGGCCGGCTTGGG ataACAAAGAAGCTCAAGAGCCTTCAGGAAAAGAAATGGGTCACACGAAAGACAAAAGTTTGGACCAAACCTTTGCTGTCGCTGTTCATGACCCTCAGGAGGTGGCCGCTTCTCACTGCGTTGACACAGATGACTCAAAAGTGGACTTTGCTTACCTTGTGCAAGATAGGAAAGGCCTAAACAAGGACATTATTAAAAAAGAGTTTTCTGAAACAGACAGCAATGTAGACGTGGTCTCCGATGTGCCATCCTTGGATCCTCCAGTTCAGAACGATCCTGAAACGTATCCAGTTATTCACCAAGTGTTGATGGAGGGAAATGCCAAAGTGGATTATAGACAAGGTGGAGAGCTTCCAAATGATGACATAACCGATGAGAGGTTTACATCCAGGGCCATcaacattcaaaataaaatgttttactgttctGTATGCGGAAAGAGCTTCAACAAAAAAGCCAATATGCAGAGACACCAGAGAATCCATACAGGGGAGAAGCCATATACTTGCTCTGAATGTGGGAAGACCTTCACTTGGATTGAAGCCCTCAGAGCCCACCACCGAATTCACACAGGCGAGCGGCCCTACAGTTGTTCTCAGTGTGGGAAGGCCTTCAGTCGGATAGACAACCTTAAAACGCACCAGAGGATTCACACGGGGAAAAAGCCGTATAGCTGCACCGAATGTGCAAAGAGCTTCAGGCACATATCCACGCTGAAACGTCATGAGAGGATTCATGCAAGCCAGAAGACTTACAGCTGTACGGTCTGTGGGAAGGTCTTTGttcatttcattgactttatgaaGCACCAGAGAAATCACGGCGGGGAGAATCCTTTGACAGAATCCACAAGATCGTTTAGAGTGGCTAGCCATCTTAAAATGCCCCAAGCAATTCATaatggagagaagccgtattgctgtgcACAGTGTGGGAGGACATTTAGGTACATGTCCAACTGGATGCATCACGAGAGATGTCACGCAGGAGGGAAACAGTGA